A window of Chitinophagales bacterium contains these coding sequences:
- a CDS encoding sensor histidine kinase — MRRSNPKMALCRSYCLSLTLVMTLVLPVRSLAQERPLVEVDTIRFGSRILNSCQFALVPSNFAIDQWPAVKWQQLSSHNFKITPAENSKKVLVRFLLVNKTDTARGFYFFPGFYYKDIILYKKAGEKAIAFPRILPDHPDSIGFRYLSIPGRDTCEVLAVLTNEKTYNTVISPRLIRESFYVPYMIQFLNKYRDIDMVTYVFSGLLLMMILFSLASYAMGANREFLFYAGYAFFLGAMLFTKSMFNFQINPTSYLFETFLDFVLQAIGHCCYLAFMIYFLDTKKAHPFLHRLYKFGILWVLMAILAYSVLYYGTTAYLPVNLVENGTKFFLILLAIIFMVYSARHWDDQLLRFLFWGNLLLIVFSIFSQLLILIPDLRSNNSIFYNSLFYYEVGLFLELIFFLVGLTFKNRRQIILQTRERERLKIENERKELEKQMAVMAAHQEERERISADMHDELGSGMTTIRLMSEIAKKKMKQEVPVELEKISQSANDVLNKMNAIIWSMNSGNDTLDNLISYIRAYSIEYFEGTPVQCKVNTPPQIPERQLTGDKRRNIFLCVKESLNNVLKHAQASQVEIDIRINSDLIITISDNGTGIDLAKLREFGNGLKNISQRMTKIGGAFFIENRNGTVTSLVYPL; from the coding sequence ATGAGGCGTTCTAACCCAAAAATGGCTTTGTGCCGTAGCTATTGCTTGTCATTGACCCTGGTCATGACCCTGGTCCTTCCTGTAAGGTCCCTGGCACAGGAGCGTCCGCTTGTGGAGGTGGATACGATCCGGTTTGGTTCCCGGATACTCAATTCCTGTCAATTTGCCCTTGTTCCATCCAATTTCGCCATTGACCAATGGCCGGCTGTTAAATGGCAACAACTAAGCTCCCATAATTTCAAGATCACACCCGCCGAGAACTCTAAAAAAGTATTGGTTCGATTCCTGCTCGTCAATAAGACGGATACCGCCAGGGGGTTTTATTTTTTCCCCGGCTTTTATTATAAGGACATCATACTATATAAAAAGGCTGGTGAAAAAGCCATTGCCTTTCCGCGAATTCTGCCCGATCATCCGGATAGCATCGGCTTCAGGTACCTTTCCATTCCCGGGCGTGATACCTGTGAAGTATTGGCAGTACTTACCAATGAGAAGACCTACAATACCGTCATTTCTCCCCGCCTGATCCGGGAAAGTTTCTATGTGCCCTATATGATCCAGTTTCTGAACAAGTATCGGGATATTGACATGGTCACCTATGTGTTCAGTGGATTATTATTGATGATGATCCTTTTTTCCCTGGCCAGTTATGCCATGGGGGCCAATCGTGAATTTCTGTTCTATGCCGGATATGCTTTCTTTCTTGGGGCGATGTTGTTTACCAAATCCATGTTCAATTTCCAGATCAACCCCACAAGTTATCTGTTTGAAACCTTCCTCGATTTTGTATTGCAGGCCATAGGTCACTGTTGTTACCTGGCTTTCATGATCTACTTTTTGGATACCAAAAAGGCGCACCCCTTCCTGCATCGGTTATATAAATTTGGTATCCTTTGGGTGCTGATGGCGATCCTGGCGTATAGTGTGCTATACTACGGCACAACTGCTTATTTGCCGGTCAACCTGGTTGAAAATGGCACCAAATTCTTTCTCATCCTGCTGGCTATCATCTTTATGGTCTATAGTGCCCGGCACTGGGATGATCAATTGTTGCGTTTTCTTTTTTGGGGCAACCTGTTACTTATCGTTTTCTCTATTTTTTCCCAATTGCTGATCCTTATCCCCGACCTGCGATCGAACAACAGTATTTTTTATAATTCGCTTTTCTATTATGAGGTGGGCTTATTCCTTGAATTGATCTTTTTCCTGGTAGGTCTCACCTTTAAAAACCGTAGACAGATCATTCTCCAAACCCGTGAACGGGAACGGTTGAAGATAGAGAATGAGCGAAAGGAATTGGAGAAACAGATGGCGGTGATGGCCGCGCATCAGGAGGAACGTGAGCGGATATCCGCTGATATGCATGATGAACTGGGGTCAGGTATGACCACCATCCGCCTGATGAGTGAGATCGCCAAGAAGAAAATGAAACAGGAAGTGCCGGTGGAACTGGAGAAGATCTCCCAATCTGCCAATGATGTACTCAATAAGATGAATGCCATCATCTGGAGTATGAATAGCGGAAACGATACGCTGGATAATCTCATTTCCTATATCCGGGCCTATAGCATTGAATATTTTGAAGGGACACCGGTACAATGCAAGGTGAATACCCCACCCCAGATTCCCGAGCGCCAGTTGACCGGTGACAAACGGCGGAATATATTTCTATGTGTAAAGGAAAGTCTGAATAATGTACTCAAACATGCCCAGGCCTCCCAAGTAGAGATCGATATACGCATCAACTCCGATCTGATCATCACCATTTCAGACAATGGCACAGGGATTGACCTGGCTAAATTGCGTGAATTTGGCAACGGATTGAAAAATATCTCTCAGCGGATGACGAAAATCGGTGGAGCCTTTTTTATTGAAAACCGGAATGGAACGGTCACGAGCCTGGTCTATCCTTTATAA
- a CDS encoding DUF423 domain-containing protein, whose translation MHKRYISIGAALAGLAVALGAFGAHGLKKLVPAETVDTFQTGVQYQMIHALALILAGILVEKFPSRFLSYAAICFGWGILLFSGSLYLLTYLKATSTVGLGGWGLITPFGGVAFILGWVFVVWAVVKSPYKG comes from the coding sequence ATGCATAAACGTTATATCAGTATAGGTGCCGCCCTTGCAGGGCTGGCTGTTGCCCTGGGTGCTTTTGGCGCACATGGGTTAAAAAAACTGGTGCCTGCTGAAACGGTCGATACATTTCAGACTGGGGTGCAATACCAGATGATCCATGCACTGGCCCTGATCCTTGCCGGGATATTGGTTGAAAAATTCCCTTCGCGGTTCCTGTCCTATGCCGCCATCTGTTTTGGCTGGGGGATATTGCTTTTCTCAGGTTCGCTCTATCTGCTAACCTACCTCAAAGCTACTTCCACCGTTGGCCTGGGTGGTTGGGGACTGATCACTCCATTTGGAGGAGTAGCCTTTATACTGGGATGGGTATTTGTAGTTTGGGCTGTTGTAAAATCACCTTATAAAGGATAG
- a CDS encoding shikimate kinase, producing MKIFLIGFMGSGKTHTGRLISQKLGLPFFDLDEQVVNHQERSINEIFEKEGEEFFRQTEKEVLHILTESHDAFVMATGGGAPCYYNNIGYMNEAGLTVWINTPTEILFQRLVKEKEERPLLRDLSDDQLRSFIQKKIGDRRIYYEQADVIIQEEEEDRLDLILQKILHA from the coding sequence ATGAAAATATTTCTCATCGGATTCATGGGCTCGGGGAAAACCCACACCGGTCGGCTGATCAGCCAGAAACTCGGGCTTCCTTTTTTTGATCTTGATGAGCAAGTGGTCAATCACCAGGAAAGATCCATCAACGAAATATTTGAAAAAGAAGGCGAGGAATTTTTTCGCCAAACAGAAAAAGAAGTATTGCATATCCTCACCGAAAGCCATGATGCATTTGTTATGGCCACCGGTGGAGGAGCCCCCTGTTATTATAACAATATTGGGTACATGAACGAGGCTGGTCTCACCGTGTGGATCAATACACCTACGGAAATCCTCTTTCAACGCCTCGTGAAAGAAAAAGAAGAACGCCCCTTGCTCCGCGATTTATCCGATGACCAACTGCGTTCTTTTATTCAGAAAAAAATTGGCGACCGAAGGATCTATTATGAACAGGCCGATGTGATCATTCAGGAGGAGGAAGAGGATCGCCTGGACCTGATCCTGCAAAAAATATTACATGCATAA
- a CDS encoding acyl-CoA dehydrogenase family protein: MAARTDLFQSPDYFQIDELLTEEHKLIRESVRNYVKKEISPIIEDYAQRAEFPQFIVKQMGDLGCFGPTVPVEYGGGGLDYISYGLMMQELERGDSGVRSTASVQGSLVMYPIHAYGSEAQRKKYLPKLASGEWLGCFGLTEPNHGSDPSSMLTNIRDAGDHVILNGAKMWISNAPFAQIAVVWAKDEEGIIRGLIVERGMEGFSTPTTHGKWSLRASATGELVFDNVKVPKENIFPNVQGLKGPLGCLTKARFGIAWGTIGAAMDCYDTALRYAKERIQFGRPIAGFQLQQKKLAEMVTEITKAQLLNWRVAVLMSEGRATPQQVSMAKRTGCEVAQQVCRDARQILGGMGITGEYSIMRHMMNIESVITYEGTHDIHLLITGMDITGINAFK, translated from the coding sequence ATGGCTGCCCGTACAGACCTTTTTCAAAGCCCGGATTATTTTCAAATTGACGAGTTACTGACCGAAGAGCACAAACTGATCCGTGAATCGGTAAGGAATTATGTAAAAAAGGAGATCTCGCCGATCATTGAGGATTATGCCCAGCGCGCTGAGTTTCCGCAATTCATCGTTAAGCAGATGGGTGACCTGGGATGCTTTGGGCCTACTGTTCCGGTAGAATATGGCGGTGGGGGTTTGGATTATATCAGTTACGGATTGATGATGCAGGAACTCGAAAGAGGAGATAGTGGTGTAAGATCAACGGCCTCTGTGCAAGGATCCCTGGTAATGTATCCGATCCATGCTTATGGCAGTGAAGCCCAACGAAAGAAGTATCTTCCCAAACTGGCCTCTGGTGAATGGCTGGGTTGCTTTGGTTTGACCGAACCCAATCATGGCAGCGATCCCAGTAGCATGTTGACAAATATCCGTGATGCTGGTGACCACGTCATCCTTAACGGGGCAAAAATGTGGATCAGCAATGCACCTTTCGCCCAGATTGCGGTAGTGTGGGCCAAGGATGAAGAAGGTATCATTCGCGGACTGATCGTAGAAAGAGGAATGGAAGGTTTTTCTACGCCTACCACCCATGGTAAATGGAGCCTGCGTGCCTCGGCTACCGGTGAATTGGTTTTTGATAATGTAAAAGTGCCCAAGGAAAATATCTTTCCCAATGTGCAGGGATTAAAAGGCCCATTGGGGTGTTTGACCAAGGCCCGTTTTGGTATCGCCTGGGGAACGATAGGTGCCGCTATGGATTGTTATGATACCGCCCTGCGTTATGCCAAAGAAAGGATACAATTTGGTAGACCCATTGCCGGTTTCCAATTGCAGCAAAAAAAGCTGGCAGAGATGGTTACTGAAATTACCAAAGCACAATTACTTAATTGGCGCGTGGCGGTACTCATGAGCGAGGGTCGCGCTACCCCTCAGCAAGTTTCAATGGCCAAACGCACCGGTTGCGAAGTGGCCCAACAGGTATGTCGCGATGCACGACAGATCCTGGGTGGTATGGGCATTACCGGTGAATACAGCATCATGCGCCACATGATGAATATCGAAAGCGTGATCACCTACGAAGGCACCCATGATATTCACCTGCTCATTACGGGAATGGATATCACGGGTATCAATGCCTTCAAATAA
- the pyrF gene encoding orotidine-5'-phosphate decarboxylase — MTRQELTKHIFQKGSYLCVGLDTDPKKIPDVLQSNPDKVFAFNKSIIDATRDLCVSYKINTAFYEALGAKGWEVMERTVAYIGTDHFLIADAKRGDIGNTSDQYARAFFETIPFDAITVAPYMGEDSVKPFLQYKGKWAIVLGLTSNTGARDFELQPSGEELLYEKVLSTVSEWGTPDNLMFVVGATQADAFVNIRKRTPQHFYLVPGVGFQGGSLKEISEKAMIGDGGILVNVSRAILYASEKEDFAAEARAIAQQYQQEMASYLKNLPKVTAL; from the coding sequence ATGACCCGCCAGGAACTCACGAAGCATATTTTCCAGAAAGGTTCTTACCTCTGTGTCGGCCTGGATACCGACCCCAAAAAAATCCCGGATGTGTTGCAATCCAACCCCGATAAGGTCTTTGCCTTCAATAAATCGATCATTGATGCTACCCGGGACCTATGCGTCAGTTACAAAATCAATACGGCATTTTATGAAGCCCTTGGCGCAAAGGGATGGGAGGTAATGGAAAGAACCGTTGCCTATATTGGTACAGACCATTTTTTGATCGCCGATGCCAAACGCGGCGATATCGGCAATACCTCGGATCAATATGCACGAGCTTTTTTTGAAACCATTCCCTTTGATGCCATTACAGTCGCGCCTTATATGGGCGAGGACAGTGTCAAACCATTTCTTCAATACAAGGGGAAATGGGCAATCGTACTGGGATTGACCTCCAATACAGGCGCCCGTGATTTTGAACTCCAACCAAGTGGGGAGGAGCTGTTATATGAAAAAGTACTCAGCACGGTTTCGGAATGGGGGACTCCCGATAATCTAATGTTTGTGGTCGGAGCTACCCAGGCCGATGCGTTTGTTAATATCCGCAAAAGGACTCCTCAACACTTTTATCTGGTCCCGGGAGTGGGATTTCAAGGTGGTAGCCTGAAGGAGATCTCGGAAAAAGCAATGATCGGGGATGGGGGCATTTTAGTGAATGTCAGTCGCGCCATTCTTTATGCCTCCGAGAAGGAAGATTTTGCCGCCGAAGCCCGCGCCATCGCCCAACAATATCAACAGGAGATGGCCAGCTATCTGAAAAACCTACCCAAAGTCACAGCATTATAA
- a CDS encoding SET domain-containing protein-lysine N-methyltransferase, with protein MKICVLQPDYSTSAVDYQYYDPARNLTALYPEATVDHVLLNKLTTYRQLRDLSKKGYDIFVNLCEGYLEWEVPSIDVIHTLELLNLPFTGPSSNLYDPPKPLMKYVAFCEGVRTPAYVLVQHTDDLKGINNQLTYPLFVKPSKAGDSLGIDEHSMVTEEKELRQKVEELLPEYGELLVEEYIAGREFTVLVAANAHPEQTCTVFKPVEYVFPPNRAFKTYALKTSELHPDCNVPCNDTVLEIELKMAAERIFNAFNGVGYARLDFRVNDRNEIYFLEINFTCSVFYSDGYEGSADFILKYDGIGQSGFLHHMVAEGIARHKRRQKKFRIKGNSIAGYGIYATEEIPAGEIIFKGEERAQRIVTRRHVEKHWPEEMKEHFRRYAYPISTEVYILWDDDPLQWAPQNHSCDPNTSYDGLNVLTRRPIGKGEELTLDYATLLDRTAEPFECRCGSANCRGVIKGIAGNSVTKRERGKRLTAISRQPESKEKVVRVGRRTEDR; from the coding sequence ATGAAGATCTGTGTGCTACAACCCGATTATTCAACGTCCGCGGTAGATTATCAGTATTATGATCCGGCCAGGAACCTGACAGCACTCTATCCGGAGGCTACGGTTGACCATGTGCTGTTGAATAAACTCACTACCTATCGCCAATTGCGTGACCTGTCGAAGAAAGGGTATGATATATTCGTCAATCTTTGTGAAGGTTATCTGGAATGGGAAGTTCCTTCCATTGATGTCATTCACACGCTTGAATTACTCAATCTTCCGTTTACCGGACCCAGCTCCAATTTGTATGATCCCCCCAAACCATTGATGAAATATGTGGCCTTTTGCGAAGGGGTCAGGACCCCGGCCTATGTATTGGTTCAACATACCGATGATTTGAAAGGGATCAATAACCAGTTGACCTATCCTCTTTTTGTAAAACCATCCAAAGCGGGGGATAGCCTCGGTATTGATGAGCACTCCATGGTGACAGAAGAAAAGGAACTCCGGCAAAAAGTGGAGGAACTACTCCCGGAATACGGCGAATTGCTTGTGGAAGAATACATTGCCGGACGCGAGTTCACGGTACTGGTGGCGGCCAATGCCCACCCGGAGCAAACCTGTACGGTTTTCAAACCAGTGGAATATGTTTTTCCTCCCAATCGTGCTTTTAAGACCTATGCCTTAAAAACCTCCGAACTTCATCCCGATTGCAATGTCCCTTGTAACGATACCGTGCTCGAGATCGAATTGAAGATGGCGGCTGAAAGGATATTCAATGCATTTAACGGGGTGGGATATGCGCGATTGGATTTCAGGGTCAATGACCGCAATGAGATCTATTTTCTCGAGATCAATTTTACCTGCTCGGTATTTTATTCGGATGGTTATGAAGGGTCCGCCGATTTTATCCTGAAATACGACGGCATTGGGCAATCAGGATTCCTCCATCACATGGTGGCCGAAGGTATTGCCCGGCACAAACGCCGTCAAAAGAAATTCCGGATCAAAGGGAACTCCATTGCTGGCTATGGCATTTATGCCACCGAAGAAATTCCAGCCGGGGAGATCATTTTCAAAGGCGAAGAAAGGGCCCAGCGGATTGTAACCCGTCGTCATGTGGAGAAACATTGGCCCGAAGAAATGAAAGAACATTTTCGCCGCTATGCCTATCCCATTAGTACTGAAGTATATATTTTATGGGATGATGACCCGCTGCAATGGGCCCCGCAAAACCATAGCTGTGATCCCAATACTTCCTATGATGGATTAAATGTTCTCACCCGCCGGCCCATTGGAAAGGGAGAAGAACTAACATTGGACTACGCCACCCTGCTCGACCGCACCGCCGAGCCTTTTGAATGTCGCTGCGGGTCTGCCAACTGCCGGGGTGTTATCAAAGGCATTGCTGGTAATTCCGTCACCAAACGCGAACGTGGCAAACGTCTTACCGCCATTTCCCGCCAACCTGAATCGAAGGAGAAGGTAGTAAGGGTGGGGAGGAGGACAGAAGACAGATGA
- a CDS encoding ATP-grasp domain-containing protein → MNIQSALSSYKVWVLAPYLHTDDPNLQYYYDFTEGIKEYTRVFDELKCEWEWQPVGIHDYNDIIRQIGSSANGKQPLVINLCDGDEINGTPGVSVIEALKKEGLVFTGSNRFFYEITTSKIPMKQAFEAAGVPTPKWEVMTEDGSNLNGLFNRIGSPLILKPAISGGSMGIGIKNVVHTEEECISRLEEMRGGYHGWDLAGGGIIAEAFIKGREFTTLVVGSGEQELIFYPPAERLFHQGLPDTEQFLSYDRLWETYEDEKPVDNDQFLYNYGEPEAELLAPLREMSLAAYKAVGGTGYGRIDIRMDKETGNMYVLEVNAQCGLSEDENFTSIGAILRFARKSFTQLTCEILEDALKRHKP, encoded by the coding sequence ATGAATATCCAATCGGCATTATCTTCATATAAGGTCTGGGTGCTGGCTCCGTATCTCCATACGGATGACCCCAATCTGCAATACTATTATGATTTTACGGAAGGAATTAAAGAGTACACCCGGGTCTTTGATGAATTGAAATGTGAATGGGAATGGCAACCGGTAGGGATACATGATTACAACGATATCATTCGCCAGATAGGTTCATCTGCCAATGGTAAACAACCCCTGGTGATCAATTTGTGCGACGGGGATGAGATCAATGGAACACCTGGTGTATCGGTCATTGAGGCTTTGAAAAAAGAAGGATTGGTATTTACAGGTTCCAACCGTTTCTTCTATGAGATCACCACTTCCAAAATTCCCATGAAGCAGGCCTTTGAGGCAGCGGGGGTTCCTACCCCCAAATGGGAGGTCATGACTGAAGATGGTTCCAACCTCAATGGTTTGTTTAACCGGATAGGAAGTCCCCTGATACTGAAACCGGCTATCTCCGGCGGAAGTATGGGTATTGGTATTAAAAATGTGGTCCATACAGAGGAGGAATGTATCTCCCGGTTGGAGGAAATGCGAGGGGGTTACCACGGCTGGGACCTGGCTGGTGGAGGTATCATAGCAGAAGCCTTTATTAAAGGAAGGGAGTTTACAACCCTGGTTGTGGGAAGCGGTGAACAAGAGCTGATCTTTTATCCCCCGGCGGAACGGTTATTCCACCAGGGATTACCGGATACGGAACAATTTCTTTCTTATGACCGTTTATGGGAAACCTATGAAGACGAGAAACCGGTTGACAATGATCAGTTTCTTTATAACTACGGTGAGCCGGAAGCAGAATTATTAGCCCCCCTTCGCGAAATGAGTCTCGCGGCCTATAAAGCAGTCGGCGGCACGGGTTATGGGCGTATAGATATTCGAATGGATAAGGAAACGGGAAACATGTATGTATTGGAAGTAAATGCCCAATGCGGTTTGAGTGAGGATGAGAATTTTACTTCCATCGGCGCGATCCTTCGATTTGCCAGAAAATCATTTACCCAGCTCACCTGTGAGATACTCGAGGATGCGCTGAAGCGTCATAAACCCTAA
- the kynU gene encoding kynureninase: MNFQFSETFARELDLEDPLSSMRNEFILPGPAGNNKIYFLGNSLGLQPHRTKGYIQTILDDWSALGVESFFHAREPWMDYHASLTRPLATVMGCLPEEISVMNQLTVNLHLLMVSFYRPSGKRVKIICESKAFPSDQYMFETHLRSRGMVPEDILIELKPREGEATLQTADILQQIRDTGNELALVLLGGINYYTGQVLDMEAITRAGHAVGARVGFDLAHAAGNIPLQLHAWNVDFAAWCSYKYLNAGPGAVGGVYIHERFHQDTSIPRMAGWWGYEKETRFQMEPGFKPIQSAEGWQLSTPSLILYAAHRSSLSVIEQAGWSNILAKQKKLTAWLWFILDHIRQDSANASQWEILTPVQQDQHGCQVSLYFPENGKKVFDHLTQKGVMADWREPGVIRVAPVPLYNSFHEVWLFGSYLKEMLEI, from the coding sequence ATGAATTTTCAATTCTCCGAAACCTTTGCCCGCGAATTGGACCTAGAGGATCCATTGTCCTCTATGCGGAATGAATTCATCCTTCCCGGTCCGGCAGGTAATAATAAGATCTATTTCCTGGGCAACTCACTGGGTCTTCAACCCCATCGCACAAAAGGCTATATCCAAACGATTCTGGATGACTGGTCAGCACTGGGGGTGGAAAGTTTTTTTCATGCCCGGGAACCCTGGATGGATTATCATGCGTCCCTTACCCGGCCATTGGCCACCGTTATGGGCTGTCTGCCGGAGGAGATATCTGTAATGAACCAACTTACGGTGAACCTGCATTTGCTGATGGTCAGTTTTTACCGCCCTTCGGGCAAACGGGTAAAGATCATTTGTGAATCAAAGGCCTTTCCGAGCGACCAGTATATGTTTGAAACGCATCTCCGGTCACGGGGAATGGTTCCCGAGGATATCCTGATTGAATTAAAGCCCCGGGAGGGAGAAGCCACTTTGCAAACAGCAGATATCCTTCAACAGATCCGGGATACGGGCAATGAACTGGCCCTTGTCTTATTGGGCGGGATCAATTACTATACCGGGCAGGTGCTTGATATGGAAGCTATAACCAGGGCTGGTCATGCAGTAGGTGCCCGGGTTGGATTTGACCTGGCTCATGCCGCTGGTAACATACCCTTGCAACTCCATGCCTGGAATGTTGACTTTGCAGCCTGGTGTTCTTATAAATACCTCAACGCCGGACCGGGTGCCGTAGGCGGCGTATACATTCATGAACGATTCCATCAGGATACCTCCATTCCCCGGATGGCTGGTTGGTGGGGGTATGAAAAAGAGACCCGGTTTCAAATGGAACCCGGCTTTAAACCCATTCAATCGGCGGAAGGCTGGCAATTGAGTACACCCTCGCTCATTCTTTATGCCGCACACCGGTCCTCCTTATCTGTTATAGAACAAGCCGGTTGGTCCAATATACTTGCCAAACAAAAAAAGCTGACGGCCTGGTTATGGTTTATCCTGGATCATATCCGCCAGGATTCAGCCAATGCATCCCAATGGGAAATATTAACTCCCGTGCAGCAAGACCAGCATGGCTGCCAGGTATCCCTTTATTTTCCTGAAAATGGAAAGAAGGTCTTTGACCACCTGACCCAAAAAGGGGTCATGGCCGACTGGCGTGAACCCGGTGTTATTCGGGTTGCCCCCGTTCCTTTATACAACTCCTTTCATGAGGTTTGGTTATTCGGAAGTTATTTAAAGGAAATGTTAGAAATATAG
- a CDS encoding FMN-binding negative transcriptional regulator: MYNLPDFKEPDSGEIKAFMQAHPLALLFGVDDQRRPVATQVPVLLEERDGKTFLIGHMSKATDHIKAFQAFPENILAVFTSPNCYVSATWYTMPHMGSTWNYMSVHAHGPIRFGSEEELVGIMKKLTLHFEQNNPQSSTVFDNLPAEYLDKMMKGIRPFEIEVKRLEHVFKLSQNRDEKSFQQIIDQLSNGDTGARFIAEEMKKRKSSLYPPNVV, translated from the coding sequence ATGTACAACCTTCCTGATTTCAAAGAACCCGATAGCGGGGAGATAAAGGCCTTCATGCAGGCCCATCCCCTTGCCCTTTTGTTTGGGGTGGATGATCAACGACGCCCCGTTGCTACCCAGGTGCCCGTTCTTCTCGAAGAACGTGATGGCAAAACCTTCCTGATCGGTCATATGAGCAAGGCAACCGATCATATCAAAGCCTTTCAGGCATTTCCGGAAAATATATTGGCCGTATTTACCAGCCCCAATTGCTATGTAAGCGCTACCTGGTATACCATGCCTCATATGGGATCCACCTGGAATTACATGTCGGTACACGCCCATGGCCCGATCCGTTTTGGATCAGAGGAGGAATTGGTAGGGATCATGAAAAAACTAACCCTCCATTTTGAACAGAACAATCCGCAATCCTCAACTGTATTTGATAATTTGCCCGCTGAGTACCTGGATAAGATGATGAAAGGAATAAGGCCTTTTGAAATAGAGGTCAAAAGGCTTGAGCATGTGTTTAAACTCAGCCAGAACCGAGATGAAAAAAGTTTCCAGCAGATCATCGATCAATTGTCCAACGGGGATACTGGTGCCCGGTTCATTGCCGAAGAAATGAAAAAGAGGAAGTCATCACTTTATCCCCCCAACGTCGTATGA
- a CDS encoding Mrp/NBP35 family ATP-binding protein: MTKEKVLEALSNVQEPDLGKDLVTLNMVKDIEIEGNKVSFTVVLTTPACPMKDMIGNACVHAVKLLVNKEAEVKVNFTSNTSTKRVDTGAVLPQVKNIIAVVSGKGGVGKSTVSANLALALAKGGAKVGLMDADIYGPSVPIMFGVRGERPMMMEVDGKGMIVPLEKFGIKLLSIGLLVDEKNAVVWRGPMASSAIRQFVTEVYWGDLDYLVVDMPPGTGDIHLTLMQTVPVTGVVIVTTPQDVALADAKKGIAMFGQAQISVPIVGLVENMSYFTPAELPENKYYIFGKDGGKRLADEYDIPFLGQIPLVQSIREGGDKGVPIMLSEDAVTRKAFEDFAGLAARSIAMRNANMGATKVIEVVS, from the coding sequence ATGACGAAGGAAAAAGTGCTCGAGGCCTTAAGTAATGTGCAGGAACCTGACCTGGGAAAGGATCTGGTGACCTTAAACATGGTAAAAGACATTGAGATTGAAGGAAACAAGGTCTCGTTTACGGTGGTGCTCACAACCCCGGCCTGCCCCATGAAAGACATGATCGGGAATGCCTGTGTTCATGCCGTTAAACTCCTGGTCAATAAGGAAGCCGAGGTAAAAGTGAACTTTACCTCCAATACGTCGACCAAACGTGTAGACACCGGTGCCGTGCTTCCTCAGGTAAAAAATATCATAGCTGTGGTCAGTGGTAAAGGAGGCGTGGGAAAGAGTACCGTTTCAGCCAACCTGGCATTGGCCCTCGCCAAAGGCGGAGCCAAAGTAGGGTTGATGGATGCGGATATCTATGGCCCAAGCGTACCCATCATGTTTGGTGTGCGGGGGGAAAGACCCATGATGATGGAAGTGGATGGAAAGGGCATGATCGTTCCCCTGGAAAAATTTGGGATCAAATTACTGAGTATTGGATTATTGGTGGATGAAAAGAATGCCGTGGTTTGGAGAGGCCCTATGGCCAGCAGCGCCATCCGGCAATTTGTAACCGAAGTGTATTGGGGTGACCTGGATTATCTGGTTGTGGATATGCCTCCGGGTACAGGTGATATACATTTGACACTTATGCAAACCGTACCGGTTACCGGTGTAGTGATCGTCACAACCCCCCAGGATGTAGCCCTGGCCGATGCCAAAAAAGGGATCGCCATGTTTGGGCAGGCACAGATCAGTGTGCCGATCGTAGGTCTGGTGGAGAATATGAGCTATTTCACCCCTGCAGAATTGCCGGAAAACAAATATTACATCTTTGGAAAGGATGGGGGTAAACGTCTCGCCGATGAGTATGATATCCCTTTCCTTGGACAAATACCCCTGGTACAAAGCATACGCGAAGGGGGCGACAAAGGCGTTCCGATCATGTTGAGTGAGGATGCCGTGACCCGAAAGGCCTTTGAAGATTTTGCCGGTCTCGCCGCACGAAGCATCGCCATGCGCAATGCCAATATGGGAGCCACAAAAGTTATTGAAGTAGTGTCCTGA